A portion of the Adhaeribacter radiodurans genome contains these proteins:
- a CDS encoding M48 family metallopeptidase, which produces MNSAFTGTYFDGNSSRPYSAQVMLDPGQVRITYLVPDQAVPLTVYWQPFRIQKELFADQDTITLCYGDYPIQRLEVSSPGFKEAFAKQYSPIPYHKPPVIISENKIPRWLWVAALILLVLVFGFYFWGLPRLADRVARIIPQATDEYLGKQLHQQITKSATIEPELTREVRGFMRQLRINSAYKLHVTVIKENNPNAFALPGGYLMVHSGILNRMQKPEELAALLGHEAGHIQNRHTTRALFRSLGSYLFISLILGDVSGITSVVIQNADMLKQLEYSRKLEQEADEFGFNVLRQNRINPKGMVMLFQRLKQEEKNSGNEAPDEFLSTHPPLTARMNQIKKMIKQQPYTSQMPDSLNYYWHRIKQSK; this is translated from the coding sequence ATGAATTCTGCTTTTACCGGCACTTATTTCGATGGAAATTCTTCCCGACCTTATTCTGCCCAGGTAATGCTGGATCCGGGCCAGGTACGAATTACGTATCTGGTACCAGACCAGGCAGTGCCGCTTACTGTTTATTGGCAACCTTTTCGTATTCAAAAAGAATTATTCGCCGATCAAGATACTATTACCCTTTGTTACGGAGATTATCCCATTCAAAGATTAGAAGTAAGTAGTCCGGGGTTTAAAGAAGCATTCGCAAAACAGTATAGTCCAATTCCCTACCATAAACCTCCGGTTATTATATCAGAAAACAAGATACCCCGGTGGTTGTGGGTAGCCGCCTTGATTTTGTTGGTTTTAGTATTTGGCTTTTATTTCTGGGGCTTACCCAGACTAGCAGATAGAGTAGCCCGTATTATTCCGCAAGCTACCGACGAGTATCTAGGGAAACAACTGCACCAGCAAATAACAAAATCAGCTACAATAGAACCAGAACTAACCCGCGAGGTACGGGGTTTTATGCGGCAACTACGTATAAATAGTGCTTACAAACTTCACGTTACGGTAATTAAAGAAAATAATCCGAATGCTTTTGCTTTACCGGGCGGTTATTTAATGGTGCATAGTGGTATATTAAATCGCATGCAAAAACCCGAAGAACTGGCCGCTCTGTTAGGGCACGAGGCGGGTCACATCCAAAACCGGCATACTACCCGGGCTTTGTTTAGAAGTTTGGGAAGTTACTTATTTATATCTTTAATTTTAGGGGATGTTTCAGGGATAACCAGCGTTGTTATTCAAAATGCGGATATGCTGAAGCAACTGGAGTATAGCCGTAAACTAGAACAGGAGGCTGATGAATTTGGTTTTAACGTACTACGCCAAAACCGCATAAATCCGAAGGGAATGGTAATGTTGTTTCAACGGTTAAAGCAAGAAGAAAAAAACTCTGGAAACGAAGCGCCGGATGAGTTTTTAAGTACGCACCCTCCGCTGACTGCCCGGATGAACCAAATTAAGAAAATGATAAAACAACAGCCGTATACCAGTCAAATGCCTGATTCGTTAAATTATTATTGGCACCGGATAAAGCAATCAAAATAA
- a CDS encoding efflux RND transporter permease subunit — translation MSLSTTSIKRPVFTIVINLILILFGVIGYTFLGIREYPSIDPAIVSVSTSYTGANADIIESQITEPLEKAINSIDGIRNISSSSNQGRSNINIEFNLEKNLEEAANDVRDKVSQAIRSLPQDIDAPPVVSKADADSESIITMTVRSETRDQLELSDYAENVISQRLQTIPGVSSVQIWGQKRYAMRLWLDPMKLASYGLTVADVREALNRQNVELPSGKVSGSNTELMVKTLGNLSTEEQFNNLIVKSEGDRIIRFSDLGRAELGPENLETKMSESGIPMVGLAIVPQPGSNYLEIAGKFYDQFEKLKNDLPKDLQLDIVMDNTLFIKRSVIEVAETILIALVLVILIIYLFFRDWSIAFRPLIDIPVSLIATFFIMYLAGFSVNVLTLLAIVLATGLVVDDGIVVTENIFKKVEEGMSPIEAAIKGSNEIFLAVISISITLAAVFLPVIFLEGFVGRLFREFGVVIGAAVLISAFVSLTLTPMLNAYLMKKGGHKKTRFYNFTEPYFQKMNSGYAEALGRFMERKWLSFPIIGVCLGLIVLFYLTLQKETAPYDDRSMLRVQVTAPEGASFEYTDRFMEELTQLVNDSIPEKAVNLVITSPGWGGAGSVNNGMMRMTLIDPGKRERSQKDIADKLTQLTRKYPEARTMVSQQPTISVNRRGGQPIQYIIQAQDFKKLEEKIPLFMEEASKDPTLSNPDVNLKFNKPEINITIDREKAQSLGVSVIDVAQTLQLSLSGQRFAYFIMGGRQYQVVGQFDRVDRDDPLDLTSLFVRSSTGQLIQLDNLVTLQERSSPPQLYHNNRYMSATISAGLAPGKSIGDGIDAMDRIAAKVLDPTFTTDLGGESRDFVESGSNTAFAFGLALLLIYLILAAQFESFIDPLIIIITVPLAVAGAMLSLWLFGQTWNIFSQIGTIMLIGLVTKNGILIVEFANQLKEEGKSKAEAILEAAEARLRPILMTSLAIALGALPIALALGAAAQSRMGMGIVIVGGTLFSLILTLFVIPAIYAIWSREYKPNPELQRAKEIEREVLESVH, via the coding sequence ATGAGTTTATCTACCACCAGCATAAAGAGACCGGTTTTTACTATTGTAATTAACCTTATTCTGATTTTGTTCGGCGTTATTGGTTATACATTCCTGGGTATCCGGGAGTATCCATCCATCGATCCGGCCATTGTATCGGTTAGTACCAGTTATACAGGTGCCAATGCCGATATTATCGAATCGCAGATTACCGAACCGCTCGAAAAAGCCATAAATTCCATTGATGGTATTCGCAATATTTCATCCTCCAGTAACCAGGGCCGTAGTAACATAAATATTGAGTTTAACCTAGAAAAAAACCTGGAAGAAGCCGCCAACGATGTACGAGATAAAGTATCTCAGGCCATCCGGAGCTTACCCCAGGATATTGATGCGCCACCGGTGGTGTCTAAGGCCGATGCTGACTCGGAATCTATTATTACCATGACGGTACGGAGCGAAACCCGCGACCAATTAGAGTTAAGCGATTACGCAGAAAATGTAATATCACAACGTTTACAGACGATTCCCGGAGTAAGTAGTGTGCAAATCTGGGGGCAGAAAAGATACGCTATGCGTTTATGGTTAGATCCCATGAAACTTGCTTCGTATGGCCTAACCGTAGCAGATGTAAGAGAAGCGCTGAATCGCCAGAACGTAGAATTGCCTTCCGGCAAAGTAAGTGGTTCCAACACAGAGTTAATGGTTAAAACATTAGGCAATCTCTCTACCGAGGAGCAGTTTAATAATTTAATTGTTAAATCAGAAGGAGACAGGATTATCCGGTTCAGCGACTTAGGCCGGGCCGAACTAGGACCCGAAAACCTGGAAACCAAAATGAGCGAATCGGGTATTCCCATGGTTGGATTAGCCATTGTACCCCAGCCGGGTTCTAATTACTTAGAAATCGCGGGCAAGTTTTATGATCAGTTCGAAAAACTAAAGAATGATTTACCCAAAGATTTGCAGCTCGATATAGTAATGGACAACACTTTGTTCATTAAACGATCTGTTATTGAAGTAGCTGAAACCATTTTAATTGCTCTTGTACTAGTAATATTAATTATTTACTTGTTCTTCCGAGATTGGAGTATTGCTTTCCGCCCTTTAATTGATATTCCGGTTTCCTTAATTGCTACTTTCTTTATCATGTACCTGGCCGGGTTTTCGGTGAACGTGTTAACCTTATTGGCGATTGTACTGGCAACAGGTCTGGTAGTGGATGATGGGATTGTAGTAACGGAAAACATCTTCAAGAAAGTAGAAGAAGGTATGTCGCCGATTGAAGCGGCTATTAAAGGCTCCAATGAAATATTCTTAGCTGTTATTTCTATTTCCATTACACTTGCGGCGGTGTTTCTACCAGTTATTTTCCTCGAAGGTTTTGTAGGCCGTTTATTCCGGGAATTTGGGGTTGTAATTGGAGCAGCAGTGCTCATATCGGCCTTTGTTTCTTTAACGCTTACCCCCATGCTGAACGCATACCTGATGAAAAAAGGGGGGCACAAAAAAACGCGGTTTTATAATTTTACCGAACCTTATTTCCAGAAAATGAATTCCGGCTACGCCGAAGCGCTTGGTCGCTTTATGGAAAGGAAATGGTTGAGTTTTCCGATTATTGGCGTTTGCTTGGGCTTAATTGTTTTATTTTATCTGACTTTACAAAAAGAAACTGCTCCTTATGACGACCGTAGCATGTTACGGGTACAAGTTACTGCCCCGGAAGGTGCTTCCTTTGAGTATACAGACCGTTTTATGGAGGAGCTTACTCAACTGGTAAACGATTCTATTCCGGAAAAAGCGGTTAATCTGGTTATTACCTCGCCAGGTTGGGGTGGAGCTGGTTCCGTAAATAATGGTATGATGCGAATGACTTTGATAGACCCTGGCAAACGGGAACGCTCGCAAAAAGACATTGCCGATAAACTAACCCAGCTAACCCGCAAATATCCGGAAGCTCGTACTATGGTTTCGCAACAACCTACTATATCCGTTAATCGGCGAGGCGGACAGCCTATCCAGTACATTATCCAGGCACAGGACTTTAAGAAACTGGAAGAAAAAATTCCGTTGTTTATGGAAGAAGCTAGCAAGGATCCTACTCTTTCGAACCCGGATGTGAATTTGAAATTTAACAAGCCAGAAATTAACATTACCATCGACCGGGAAAAAGCGCAGAGTTTGGGTGTATCCGTAATTGATGTGGCACAAACCCTACAATTATCGCTAAGTGGCCAACGGTTTGCTTACTTTATTATGGGAGGCCGACAATACCAGGTAGTTGGCCAGTTTGACCGAGTTGACCGGGATGATCCTTTAGATTTAACTTCGTTATTTGTACGCAGCAGCACTGGTCAGTTAATTCAACTAGATAACCTGGTTACCTTACAGGAACGTAGCAGTCCACCGCAACTATATCATAACAATCGGTATATGTCGGCTACTATTTCGGCTGGTTTGGCACCGGGCAAAAGTATCGGCGATGGCATTGATGCCATGGACCGTATTGCCGCTAAAGTTCTGGACCCCACCTTTACTACCGACTTAGGAGGCGAATCGCGCGATTTCGTGGAAAGTGGTTCCAATACTGCCTTCGCCTTTGGTTTGGCTTTATTACTTATTTATCTAATTCTGGCGGCTCAGTTCGAAAGCTTTATTGACCCTTTAATTATTATTATTACCGTGCCTTTAGCGGTAGCAGGGGCTATGCTATCGTTGTGGTTATTTGGTCAAACCTGGAATATCTTCAGCCAGATTGGTACCATTATGCTCATAGGCTTGGTTACGAAAAACGGTATTCTGATTGTAGAATTTGCTAATCAGTTAAAAGAAGAAGGAAAATCGAAAGCCGAAGCTATTTTGGAAGCGGCCGAAGCCCGTTTACGGCCTATTTTAATGACTAGTTTAGCCATTGCGTTGGGAGCCTTACCTATTGCCTTAGCTTTAGGAGCGGCGGCTCAAAGCCGTATGGGCATGGGTATAGTAATTGTGGGCGGTACGCTATTTTCTCTTATACTAACTTTATTTGTTATTCCGGCCATTTACGCCATATGGTCGCGGGAATACAAACCAAATCCGGAACTACAACGGGCTAAAGAAATAGAAAGAGAAGTGTTGGAAAGTGTTCACTAA
- a CDS encoding TolC family protein, with protein sequence MKSIFVFLVCLLSTFIFFPGKAQDILNLEDAIRIALEKNYDIKLVSNDLAIDRNNVSRANAGMVPSLGANITNNNNIQTGKQTRQTGLQEFNNVKSSNTSYGADLNWTIFDGFRMFARYEQLKELEKLGDAELKQTILTTLGDVIGTYYQLVNQQQQLRAYDSAIIISRLRVQTAQNRFTIGKAARLEVLNARVDLNTDTTNLVQQQALYRNTQIQLNEILGRDVNIVFGVPNTLLIDNKLALGSLSDLANQQNPALKVALVNKRIAELDLKQVRANRYPSLGVTSGYTFNQSQSALGFATSANNRGFNYGLSASVNIFNGFLQRRNEQNAEILIQNSQLQYEKADLNIKSQLASAYQSYVTSLTLVTLEENNQKIAKQNLNITLDKYRLGSIAPVEFRDAQLNYLNARVRFNNAQYVAKLAEISLKEIAGDLNL encoded by the coding sequence ATGAAGTCTATTTTTGTTTTTCTGGTATGTCTGCTTTCAACATTCATCTTTTTCCCCGGAAAGGCGCAGGATATTTTAAATTTAGAAGATGCCATTCGGATTGCCCTCGAAAAAAATTACGATATAAAATTAGTATCTAATGATTTAGCTATTGATCGCAACAATGTAAGCAGGGCCAATGCCGGTATGGTGCCTTCACTGGGTGCCAATATTACCAATAACAACAATATACAAACGGGTAAGCAAACCCGGCAGACCGGTTTACAGGAATTTAACAATGTTAAAAGCTCAAATACTAGCTACGGGGCCGATCTAAACTGGACCATTTTTGATGGTTTCCGGATGTTTGCCCGCTATGAGCAATTAAAAGAGTTGGAAAAGTTAGGCGACGCCGAATTAAAACAAACCATACTTACTACTTTAGGTGATGTTATTGGTACGTATTATCAATTAGTAAATCAGCAACAGCAATTAAGGGCGTATGACTCGGCCATTATTATTTCGAGGTTGCGGGTACAAACGGCGCAAAACCGGTTTACTATTGGAAAAGCCGCCCGCCTGGAAGTTTTAAATGCCCGCGTAGATTTAAACACTGATACCACTAACCTGGTACAGCAACAGGCTCTTTACCGGAATACTCAAATCCAGCTCAATGAAATTTTAGGCCGTGATGTGAATATCGTTTTTGGAGTACCTAATACTTTACTTATTGACAATAAGTTAGCCCTTGGCTCTTTATCCGATCTGGCTAATCAGCAAAATCCGGCATTAAAAGTAGCTTTGGTAAATAAAAGAATTGCGGAATTAGATTTAAAACAAGTGCGGGCAAACCGCTACCCTAGTTTAGGGGTTACCAGTGGTTACACTTTTAACCAGTCACAATCGGCCCTTGGCTTTGCCACTTCAGCCAATAACCGCGGTTTTAACTATGGCCTTTCCGCTTCCGTCAATATTTTTAATGGGTTCTTACAACGACGAAACGAGCAAAATGCCGAAATTCTCATTCAAAACTCTCAGTTACAATACGAAAAAGCAGATTTAAACATTAAATCACAATTAGCTTCGGCTTACCAATCGTACGTTACCAGTTTAACTTTAGTAACCCTGGAAGAAAATAACCAGAAAATCGCGAAGCAAAATTTAAATATTACTTTAGATAAATACCGCTTGGGCAGCATTGCTCCCGTTGAGTTTCGCGATGCGCAATTAAATTATTTGAATGCCCGGGTTCGGTTTAACAATGCCCAATACGTAGCTAAGTTGGCCGAAATATCCCTGAAAGAAATAGCTGGTGATTTAAATCTATAA
- a CDS encoding glycoside hydrolase 5 family protein has protein sequence MRSIKHLLLLVFLFVYSHSFAQRSVWTKEQANAWYAQQPWLLGANYVPVNAINQLEMWQAETFDPATLEKEMAMAENLGFNTMRVFLHDQLWNADQAGFTERINQFLDICAKHKIRPLFVLFDSCWDPFPRLGKQHEPVIGLHNSGWVQGPGADILKDPKQYPQLEKYVTGVIGQFKEDARILGWDVWNEPDNMNNSSYNRWEPVNKVELITNLLPQVFTWARSANPSQPLTCGIWAGDWSTPDKLKPIEKIQVENSDVISFHNYDDAPELEKRIVYLQQYGKPLICTEYMSRGNKSVFERSLPVASKYNVAMINWGFVAGKSNTIYPWNSWQKVYASEPELWFHDIYRSNGEPYKAAEVAFIQNIIKEKASAKSKGSKKIKTKKRAKAAAM, from the coding sequence ATGCGATCTATAAAACATCTACTTTTATTAGTTTTTCTTTTTGTATATTCTCATTCATTTGCTCAGCGTTCTGTCTGGACGAAAGAACAGGCTAATGCCTGGTATGCTCAGCAGCCTTGGCTACTCGGGGCTAATTACGTACCGGTAAATGCAATTAACCAGCTAGAAATGTGGCAGGCTGAAACTTTTGATCCCGCTACTCTGGAAAAAGAAATGGCTATGGCGGAAAACCTAGGCTTTAATACCATGCGGGTTTTTCTGCACGATCAACTCTGGAACGCCGATCAGGCGGGATTTACGGAGCGCATTAACCAGTTTTTAGACATTTGTGCCAAACACAAAATCCGGCCTTTGTTTGTATTATTTGATTCCTGCTGGGACCCTTTTCCGCGGTTGGGAAAGCAGCACGAACCGGTGATAGGTTTACATAATTCCGGTTGGGTACAAGGACCGGGAGCTGATATTTTGAAAGACCCTAAGCAATATCCACAGCTGGAAAAATACGTGACCGGAGTAATAGGCCAATTTAAAGAGGATGCCCGCATTTTAGGCTGGGATGTGTGGAACGAGCCGGACAACATGAATAATTCCAGCTATAACCGCTGGGAGCCCGTTAACAAAGTAGAATTAATTACGAACTTGTTACCCCAGGTTTTTACCTGGGCCCGTTCGGCTAATCCGTCGCAGCCGCTTACCTGTGGTATCTGGGCCGGCGACTGGTCTACTCCGGATAAATTAAAACCAATCGAAAAAATCCAGGTAGAAAATTCTGATGTAATTTCGTTTCATAACTACGACGATGCCCCCGAACTCGAAAAACGCATTGTGTACCTACAACAATACGGCAAACCTTTAATTTGCACCGAATACATGTCGAGGGGTAATAAAAGTGTATTTGAGCGCTCGTTGCCCGTAGCCAGCAAATACAATGTAGCCATGATTAACTGGGGCTTTGTAGCAGGTAAATCCAACACTATTTATCCCTGGAATTCGTGGCAAAAAGTTTATGCTTCTGAACCCGAACTTTGGTTCCATGATATTTACCGGTCCAACGGTGAGCCTTATAAAGCAGCCGAAGTAGCTTTTATTCAAAACATTATTAAAGAAAAAGCTTCTGCAAAAAGCAAAGGTTCTAAGAAAATTAAAACAAAGAAAAGAGCGAAAGCTGCTGCTATGTAG
- a CDS encoding efflux RND transporter periplasmic adaptor subunit produces the protein MKIKYIIYALLVIGFASLIVYRISANKKQAGGGPMGAGGGRGPGGPGGGKGGVMQVDGIVVKPREFANNLAVTGSIEANEQVQIRGQVSGLIRSISFNEGSNVKAGQVLLKIDDAELRAQLAQAQTRQNLASENAERAAQLFKKEAISREEYDIATADYKTLQAQTQLIQAQLDKTTIIAPFSGRIGLRNVSVGGYLTPETIVANLISTDPVKIAFSVPEKYASQVKPNTKLQLSVAGSSKKYSATVYAIEPAIEASTRTLQLRARAANPNGGLLPGSFANIEFPLASIPDALLVPTQAIIPIQNGKKVFVAKNGKAQEVKVEATTRTEKDILITSGLQPGDTVLTTGIMTLKQDAPVKVRLPRS, from the coding sequence ATGAAAATTAAGTACATTATTTATGCCCTATTAGTTATCGGATTTGCTTCTCTGATAGTTTACCGCATTTCGGCGAATAAAAAGCAAGCGGGCGGCGGACCAATGGGTGCTGGAGGTGGCCGAGGCCCAGGCGGACCAGGAGGAGGAAAAGGCGGAGTAATGCAAGTAGATGGCATAGTAGTAAAACCTCGCGAATTTGCAAACAACCTGGCGGTCACCGGTTCTATCGAAGCCAACGAGCAAGTACAAATCCGCGGACAAGTTTCCGGCTTAATCCGGAGCATAAGTTTTAATGAAGGAAGTAACGTAAAGGCTGGTCAGGTTTTATTAAAAATAGATGATGCTGAGTTACGCGCCCAATTAGCCCAGGCTCAAACCCGGCAAAATCTAGCTTCCGAAAATGCTGAAAGGGCAGCACAATTGTTTAAGAAAGAAGCCATTAGCCGCGAAGAATACGATATTGCTACTGCTGATTACAAAACCTTGCAGGCACAAACTCAGTTAATTCAGGCTCAATTAGATAAAACTACTATTATTGCCCCTTTTTCTGGTCGTATTGGTTTGCGTAATGTATCAGTGGGCGGGTATTTAACTCCCGAAACTATTGTGGCTAACTTAATCAGCACCGACCCGGTGAAAATTGCTTTTTCGGTACCGGAAAAATACGCCAGCCAGGTTAAACCAAATACTAAACTGCAACTATCGGTGGCGGGCAGCAGTAAAAAATATTCGGCTACTGTTTACGCCATAGAGCCAGCCATTGAAGCCAGTACCCGTACCTTACAATTGCGGGCCCGGGCTGCTAATCCTAACGGCGGATTATTACCGGGGTCTTTTGCCAACATTGAGTTTCCGCTAGCCTCTATTCCGGATGCCTTACTCGTGCCCACTCAGGCAATTATTCCCATCCAGAATGGTAAAAAAGTTTTTGTTGCTAAAAACGGCAAAGCGCAGGAAGTAAAAGTAGAAGCTACCACCCGCACCGAAAAAGATATTTTAATAACCTCCGGCCTGCAACCAGGCGATACGGTGTTAACCACTGGAATTATGACTTTGAAACAAGATGCTCCGGTTAAAGTCCGGTTACCCAGAAGTTGA
- a CDS encoding YjgN family protein, whose product MNEVYTESKKFTFHGKSGSYFELQVANWVLTAVTLGIYYPWAKANKLRYLYQKTEFAGSRFTFHGTGKEMFKGFIKAIGLFMVLYAVLVGFALSGDPNLVKIGIAIVYLGTAFLIPMALHGSMRYRTSRSSWRGIHFGYRGSLKSLYSVFFVNLFLTLFSFGIYMPWFITNLRREIIGNLRFGDAQFSFEGSASELFMILLKGQLLTILTLGVYYFFMTRDLYKHLVNNIFLHQNGEYAHLEINITGWGLAKLEIVNLFILIFTLGLGAPLVTVRTLRYLLANTELEGFFDPDGLVQTEEQYQNATYEDVADMLDLNLV is encoded by the coding sequence ATGAATGAAGTTTACACCGAATCTAAAAAATTTACTTTTCATGGTAAAAGCGGTAGTTATTTCGAATTGCAAGTAGCAAATTGGGTACTTACGGCTGTTACTTTAGGCATTTATTATCCTTGGGCAAAAGCGAATAAACTCCGGTACCTTTACCAGAAAACCGAATTTGCCGGTAGTCGCTTCACCTTTCATGGTACCGGTAAGGAAATGTTTAAAGGGTTTATTAAAGCCATTGGTCTTTTTATGGTGCTTTATGCCGTACTGGTAGGTTTTGCCTTATCCGGAGACCCTAATTTAGTAAAAATAGGAATTGCAATTGTATACTTAGGAACTGCATTCCTTATTCCAATGGCTTTGCATGGTTCTATGCGTTACCGAACTTCCCGGTCTTCCTGGCGGGGTATTCATTTTGGCTATAGGGGTTCTCTAAAAAGTTTATACAGCGTATTTTTCGTGAATTTATTTCTAACCTTATTTTCGTTTGGAATTTATATGCCCTGGTTTATAACTAATTTACGGAGAGAAATAATCGGGAATTTACGTTTCGGCGATGCACAGTTTTCGTTTGAAGGTAGTGCCAGTGAGCTTTTCATGATTTTATTAAAAGGACAACTATTAACCATTCTGACTCTTGGGGTATACTATTTCTTTATGACGCGTGACCTTTATAAACATTTAGTAAATAATATCTTTTTACATCAAAATGGCGAGTATGCCCACCTGGAAATTAATATTACCGGTTGGGGATTAGCGAAGTTAGAAATAGTAAATCTTTTTATTTTAATCTTTACTTTAGGTTTAGGGGCACCGCTTGTAACGGTACGTACCTTGCGTTATTTATTGGCTAATACTGAATTAGAAGGCTTTTTTGATCCGGATGGTTTAGTACAAACCGAAGAGCAATACCAAAATGCTACTTACGAAGATGTAGCCGATATGCTGGATTTGAATTTGGTATAA
- a CDS encoding MGMT family protein has protein sequence MAKTKDENFFQNVYEIVQLIPAGRVTSYGAIASYLGSKGSARMVGWALIASHAKSGIPAYRVVNRNGLLTGKQHFESPDAMQASLEREGVRIENDQVVDFAKLFWDPAKELL, from the coding sequence ATGGCTAAGACAAAAGACGAAAACTTTTTTCAGAATGTGTACGAAATAGTACAACTCATTCCGGCAGGGCGGGTTACCTCTTACGGGGCAATTGCTAGCTACCTGGGCAGTAAAGGTTCGGCCAGAATGGTGGGTTGGGCGCTTATTGCATCGCACGCCAAGAGCGGTATTCCGGCTTACCGCGTAGTTAACCGGAATGGTTTGCTTACCGGTAAACAACATTTCGAATCACCGGATGCCATGCAAGCCAGTCTGGAGCGGGAAGGAGTGCGAATAGAGAATGATCAGGTAGTTGATTTTGCTAAATTATTCTGGGATCC
- a CDS encoding sulfatase family protein: MKYGHKVSGWALVFILLAFSNQSWAQRAKKQSGTGKPANVIFILADDHRYDFMGFTGKVPGLQTPNMDRLAKEGAHLQNAYVSTALCSPSRASILTGQYAHTHTIVDNQAPLPKGLTFFPQYLQEAGYRTAFFGKWHMGNTEDEPQPGFHHWESFRGQGVYYNPKLNINGKQVTYSDSTYISDLLTQHAIDWMKQQDKQKPFFMYLSHKGVHAEFEPAKRHRGRYKNMPVRYPASMFLTATDTSNTWPLRNKVAVNPEMKTEVNLAGIPEWVKKQRYSWHGVDYMYHGRINFDDFYRRYCETLLGVDESIGQVLDYLKKAGIDKNTLVIYMGDNGFSFGEHGLIDKRHAYEESMRVPLLMRYPDVIKPGTKITQVIQNIDIAPTILAVAGKPTPSQMQGQSFLPLLQGKQMPWRDKAFYEYYWEYDFPQTPTVFAVRSGRYKYIRYQGIWDTNELFDLQNDPEEVNNLIAKPEHQALVKQLAGELYDWLESTGGMQVPLKRTIKMRDGDYLHPNQY, translated from the coding sequence ATGAAGTACGGGCATAAAGTATCAGGTTGGGCTTTGGTGTTTATTTTGCTGGCTTTTAGTAACCAAAGCTGGGCGCAAAGGGCAAAAAAACAATCGGGCACGGGTAAACCCGCCAATGTAATTTTTATTCTGGCCGATGATCACCGCTACGATTTTATGGGTTTTACGGGTAAAGTACCTGGTCTGCAAACGCCTAACATGGATCGGCTGGCCAAAGAAGGCGCGCATCTCCAGAATGCCTATGTCAGCACCGCTCTTTGCTCGCCGAGTCGCGCTTCTATTTTAACCGGTCAGTATGCCCATACGCACACCATTGTCGATAATCAGGCACCTTTACCAAAAGGTTTAACTTTTTTTCCGCAGTACTTGCAGGAAGCAGGTTACCGAACCGCATTTTTTGGCAAGTGGCACATGGGCAATACCGAAGACGAACCGCAACCAGGTTTTCACCATTGGGAAAGTTTCCGGGGCCAGGGAGTGTACTATAATCCTAAGCTTAACATAAATGGTAAACAAGTAACTTATTCGGATAGCACGTATATTTCTGATTTACTAACGCAACATGCTATTGATTGGATGAAGCAACAGGATAAGCAAAAGCCTTTTTTTATGTACTTATCCCACAAAGGAGTGCACGCCGAATTTGAACCCGCTAAACGTCATCGGGGTCGTTATAAAAACATGCCGGTTCGTTATCCGGCTTCCATGTTTCTGACGGCAACCGATACGAGTAATACCTGGCCCTTGCGAAATAAAGTGGCGGTAAACCCCGAAATGAAGACAGAGGTGAACCTGGCAGGTATTCCGGAATGGGTGAAAAAGCAACGGTATAGCTGGCACGGCGTCGATTACATGTACCACGGACGCATTAATTTCGATGATTTTTACCGCCGTTACTGCGAAACTTTGTTGGGTGTAGATGAGAGTATTGGTCAGGTGTTGGATTATCTTAAAAAAGCGGGTATTGATAAAAATACCTTAGTTATTTACATGGGCGACAATGGTTTTTCGTTCGGGGAACATGGTTTGATTGATAAGCGTCACGCCTACGAAGAATCGATGCGGGTTCCTTTGCTGATGCGTTATCCGGACGTAATTAAGCCTGGTACTAAAATTACGCAGGTCATACAAAATATTGATATTGCTCCTACTATTCTGGCAGTGGCGGGGAAACCAACTCCGTCACAGATGCAAGGCCAATCTTTTTTACCTTTGTTGCAAGGCAAGCAAATGCCGTGGCGCGACAAAGCTTTTTACGAGTATTATTGGGAGTATGATTTTCCGCAAACTCCAACTGTTTTTGCGGTACGTAGCGGGAGGTATAAATACATTCGGTATCAGGGAATCTGGGACACCAACGAATTATTCGATCTTCAAAACGATCCGGAGGAAGTCAATAACCTTATAGCTAAACCCGAACATCAAGCCCTGGTAAAACAATTAGCCGGCGAACTTTATGATTGGCTGGAAAGCACCGGAGGCATGCAAGTTCCTCTTAAACGCACCATAAAAATGCGCGACGGCGATTACTTACATCCAAATCAATATTAG